In Paenibacillus larvae subsp. larvae, the following proteins share a genomic window:
- a CDS encoding sensor histidine kinase: MEPNRLRQLRKSLLEADHSRNDEPASIGLRNVHERIQIFYGIQYGVDIDSMIGEGTSVTITIPAVREMNNRA, from the coding sequence ATTGAGCCCAACCGGCTTCGCCAGCTCCGCAAAAGCTTGCTGGAGGCAGATCATAGCAGAAATGACGAGCCTGCTTCCATCGGGCTTCGAAATGTCCATGAACGTATCCAGATTTTTTACGGTATTCAATATGGAGTAGATATAGACAGCATGATTGGTGAAGGCACCAGTGTGACAATCACCATACCTGCAGTAAGGGAGATGAATAACCGTGCGTAG